Genomic segment of Sphingopyxis sp. QXT-31:
ATGGAGTCGGGACGGGCGGCTACGGCCTGTTCCGGCAATCGGAACTCACCGTCACCTATTCGCAGCCGCTCGAACGCGGCGGAAAGCGGGAGGCGCGGATGGCGCTTGCCGAACGCGGGGTCGTTCTCGCCGAGGCGCAGTGGCGGCTCGTCCGGCTCGATATCGCCCAGGAAGTGCAGCGCGCCTATATCGACGTCCAGATCGCCGAGCAGATGGTCTGGATCGCAGAGGATCGCGTCAAACTCGAAAAGGAGATGCGCACCGAAGCGATCCGGCGCATGCGCGGCTACAAGGATCCGCTCTTCGTCGAGACCCGCGCCGATGCCCGCATTCTCGAAGCCGAGCTGGCACTGAAGGAAGCCCAAGCCAAACGGCAGTCCGCAAGAGCATTGCTCGTATCCTTCTGGGGCGGCGCTCCCGACAGCCTCGTTATCGCCGAGGGTATCGAGAAGCCCGATCCGCGCGATCCGCCGCTGGCCGAAGCCGATGCCGCGGTGTTCGACGCCGCCGTCAATCGCGCCCGGGCACAGGTTGTCGTCGAGCAAAGCCGCGCGCACCAGGACTATACGGTGTCGGGCGGCACTCGCTTCCTTCGCGAGACCAATGATGTCGCCGTTCTCGGCGGAATCTCGATCCCGCTCGGACGCTTCGACCGCAACCAGGGCAATATCGCCCGGGCGCAGGCCGAACGGCGGCAGCTCGAATTCCAGTCCGAGGCGAGCCGCCTCGAACGACTGCGGCGCCTCGCGTCGCTGCGCGCCGATGCCGACGCCGCACGGGTGCGGGCCGAGGGCATCATGAACGACGTCTATCCCAAGGCGGTGAAGACGCTCGGTCAGGTGCGCGAAGGCTATGCCCGCGGCGGCTTCCTGTTCGCCGATGTGCAGGATGCCGCCGACGTCATCATCCAGATCCAGGGTCAGTGGGCCGAGGCCATGACGCGCTACCGCGATTTGCTCGCGGAAATCGATCGCCTGACCGGCCGCTTCGATGCGGCTCCCCTTGCGGAGAATATTCCATGAAGAAGTTTCCATTTCCCGCCGCTGCAGCGGCGCTGTTCCTTGCCGTCCCGCTCGCTGCCTGCGGCGGCGGAGCCGAAGGCGAAGACAAACATGCAGAAGGTGAGAGCCACGCCGAGGGCGAAGGCGAAGAAGACGCCGAGGGCCCGAATGGCGGCAAATTGCTCAAAAATGGCGATTTCGCTGTCGAAATCACGATTTTCGAGAATGGCACCGAGCCGCAGTTCCGAGTTTTTGCGACCCGGGACGGGAAGCCGGTCGATCCCAAGGAAGTCCAGCTCGCGATCACGCTCACGCGGCTTGGCGGCGACGTCGATCGCTTCACCTTCCGCCCGCAGGGCAAGTTCCTGGCAGGGCAAGGCGTCGTTACCGAACCGCACAGCTTCGATGTCGAAGTCGTCGCGGTGACTGGCGGCAAACGCCACGTCTGGAAATATGCCAACCCTGAGGGCCGCACGCGGATCGCGGCCGACGCCGCCAAGGCCGGCGGCATCGAGACCGCCGTCGTCGGACCGGCGACGGTCGGCGAGAGGCGCGAACTCTATGGCACTGTCCAATTGTCGCCAACGGCCCGTTCCGAAATTCGCGGTCAATTCCCCGGCCGCGTCGTCTCGGTCACAAAGGCGGTGGGCGACACGGTTCGCCGCGGCGAACTTCTCGCACGCATTGAATCGAGCGAAAGCCTCCAGGTCTATCCGGTGCATGCGACGGTCGGCGGGGTCGTTGCCGAGCGCAACGCCAACCCCGGCGATGTCACCGACGGGCGGGCGCTCTACGTCATCACCGATCCCGCGCAGACGACGGTCGTCTTCAACATCTTCCCCCGTGACCTCGCGATTATCCGTCCGGGCATGCGGGTGACGGTCGAGACGCAGGACGGCGCCGAGATCGCGACCGCGCCACTCGAGCAGTTCCTGCCCGACGGCAATGTCGAGGCGGGCACTGCGCTCATCCGCGCGACCATCCCCAACCGCTCGGGAACGCTGCGCCCCGGCATGGCCTTGCGCGGCCGCGTGATGGTCAACCCCGTCACCGTGCCGCTGGCCGTGCGTACCGAGGCGATCCAGCCCTTCCGCGACTTCAAGGTGGTCTATGCCAATTTCGGGCAGGACTATGAGGTCCGCATGCTGAAACTCGGCCGTTCGTCGCCCGAATGGACCGAGGTCCTGTCGGGCATCAAGCCCGGCACCGCCTATGTCACCAAGGGCAGTTTCCTCGTTCGCGCCGACATCGAAAAGTCCGGCGCGGGCCACGACCATTGATCGGGGAGCAGGATAATATGCTAGCCAGAACCATAGGCTTTTCGATCCGGCAACGATGGCTCGTCCTCGCGGTCGTCGCGCTCCTGTGCGCGATCGGCGCGTGGAGCGCGACCAAATTGCCCATCGACGCCGTTCCCGACATCACCAACGTCCAGGTCCAGATCAATACCAAGGCTGAAGGCTATTCGCCGCTCGAAGCCGAGCAGCGGATCACCTACCCGATTGAGACCGCGATCGCGGGCATCCCCAACCTCAACTATACCAGGTCGATCTCGCGCTACGGCCTGAGTCAGGTCACGGTCGTTTTCGAGGACGGGACCGACATCTATTTCGCGCGCCAGCAGGTCAACGAGCGGCTCCAGGCCGCAAAGGGGCAGCTGCCGCCCGGTATGGCGCCCGAAATGGGGCCGATTTCCACCGGCCTCGGCGAGATCTTCATGTTCTCGATCGAAGCCGAACCGGGCGCACGAAAGCCGGATGGCACGCCCTACACGGCGGAAGACCTCCGAACGATGTCCGACTGGGTCATCCGGCCGCAGATGCGCACGATCCCGGGGGTCGCCGAGATCAACACGATCGGCGGCTATGCCCGCCAATATCATGTGACCCCCTATCCGGCCTCGCTCGCTTCGCTCAATCTCTCGCTCAACGATGTCGTCACCGCGCTGGAGGCCAATAATGCAAATCGCGGCGCCGGCTATGTCGAGCGCAGCGGCGAACAGATATTGATCCGGGTGCCGGGGCAGGCGAACAATGAGCGCGACCTGTCGCAGATCATCGTCGCCACCCGCGGCGGCGTTCCGATCCGGATCGCCGACGTCGCCGATGTCGCGATCGGTTCGGGCCTTCGCACGGGCGCGGCGACTGAGAATGGCAAGGAGGTCGTCCTCGCAACGGTCTCGATGCTGATCGGACAAAATCCGCGCGTGGTGGCGCAGGCCTCGGCCGAACGCCTCGTCGAAGCGTCGCGTGCTTTGCCGAAGGGTGTTGTCGCGAAGCCGCTCTATGATCGCACCGCGCTCGTCGAACGGACGATTTCGACGGTGCAGAAGAATCTCGCCGAGGGCGCGCTGCTCGTCATCGTGATCCTCTTCCTGCTGCTCGGCAATTTCCGGGCGGCGCTGATCACGGCGGCGGTTATTCCCGTTGCCATGCTGATGACGCTGACGGGCATGCTCCAGACGCGGACATCGGCGAACCTCATGAGCCTCGGCGCGCTCGACTTCGGCCTCATCGTCGACGGGGCCGTCATCATCGTCGAAAATTGTCTTCGCAGGCTTGGCGAGGCACAGCACAGGCTCGGACGGCTGCTCGATCGCGACGAACGCTTCGGCCTCGTTGCCTCGGCGAGCGCCGAAGTGATCAAGCCGAGCATCTTCGGCATCATCATCATCACCGCGGTCTATCTGCCGATCTTCGCGCTCGAAGGCGTCGAAGGAAAGACCTTCCACCCGATGGCGATCACGGTCGTCCTCGCGCTGACCGCTGCTCTTCTCCTGTCGCTCACCCTGGTTCCGGCCGCGGTGGCGCTCTTCGTTACCGGCAAGGTCGAGGAGAAGGAGAATTGGCTGATGCGCGGTCTCGGCAAGGGCTATCGTCCGATGCTCGACCGCGTCCTGAATTGGCCGAAGGCGGCGCTTTCGGGTGCGCTGCTGCTCGTCGCGCTCAGCGGCGTGGCGGCGACGAGTCTCGGGTCCGAGTTCATCCCGGACCTCGACGAAGGCGATATCGCGATGCACGCGATGCGCATTCCGGGAACGAGCCTGACCCAGTCGATCGCGATGCAGGAGGCGCTGGAGAAGAGGATCAGGCAGTTCCCCGAAGTCGAGCGGGTGTTCGCGAAGATCGGCACGCCCGAGGTCGCGACCGATCCGATGCCACCGTCGGTCGCCGACAATTTCATCATGCTCAAGGATCGGAAGGAGTGGCCCGAGCCCAGAAAGCCGCGCGACCAGCTCGTCGCCGAGCTCAACAAGGCGGTAAACGAAGTGCCGGGGAACAATTACGAGTTCACCCAGCCGGTGAAGATGCGGATGAATGAACTGATCGCCGGCGTTCGCGCCGACGTCGCGATCAAGCTGTTCGGCGACGATCTCGATCAACTGCTCGAATCGGGGCGGGCGATCGAGGAGGTGGCCGGCGGGATCGCGGGCGCGCAGGACGTGAAGCTCGAACAGGTCACCGGCCTGCCGATGCTTTCGGTCACGCCCGATCGCGACAAGCTTGCGCGCTATGGCGTGAGCATGGAGACGGTCCAGGATGCGGTTTCGACCGCGACTGGCGGGCGGCAGGCGGGCGAGCTCTTCGAGGGCGACCGGCGTTTCGACGTCGTCGTCCGGCTTCCCGAGGCCATTCGCACCGACCTCGCGTCGCTCGGCAATCTCCCCGTTGCGCTTCCGGCCGGCGGCTTCGTGCCGCTTTCGGAGCTTGCGGAGATATCGCTCGCGGCGGGGCCGAACCAGATCAGCCGCGAGAATGGCAAACGCCGCGCGGTGATCACGGCGAATGTCCGTGGTCGCGATCTCGGCTCGTTCATCGACGAACTGACCCAGAAGGTCGAAGCCGATGTCGTGCTGCCCGACGGTTATTATATAGAATATGGCGGGACGTTCGAGCAGCTCCAGTCGGCGACCGAGCGCCTCCAGATCGTGGTGCCGCTCGTTCTGCTGCTGATCTTCGGCCTCTTGTTCATGCTGTTCGGGTCGGTTCGCGATGCGGCCATCGTCTTCTCGGGCGTGCCGCTGGCGCTGACGGGAGGGGTCGCGGCGCTGGCGCTTCGCGACATTCCGCTCTCCATCTCGGCGGGCGCCGGGTTCATCGCACTCTCCGGGGTCGCGGTGCTCAACGGCGTGGTGATGCTATCCTTCATCAAGGATCTTCGCGAACGCGGAAAGGCGCTCGTCGATGCAATCCGCGAGGGCGCGCTGACCCGCCTCAGGCCGGTGATGATGACCGCGCTGGTTGCGTCGCTCGGCTTCGTACCGATGGCGCTCAATGTCGGGGCAGGATCCGAGGTGCAACGGCCGCTGGCGACCGTGGTCATCGGCGGGATCATCTCATCGACGATCCTGACGCTGCTCGTCCTGCCCGCGCTGTACCTCATGGTCCACAGTCGCAGCGCGAAGATCGAAGAAGAGGAAGTCGCCGGGCCGCGGCGTGAGCCCGGCCTTGCGACCTGAAGCCAGGCCCTCACGGTTTGCTGCAGCGCTTGGGCGCAAGCGGCCGGCCGCGAACAGGGGCGGAACCCTGAGGGGTTCCGCCTCCTTTTAGGGATGCTTGGTATGAGGAGCGTGAAATGATAGACAAGACAGGCAGCACCGACCGCGAAAAGCAGACCCTCCAGATCGTTCTTTTCCTGAACGCGGCGATCGCCATCGCCTTTCTCATAACCGGCGCGCTGGGAGATTCGAGCGCCCTCATCGCGAATGGCCTCGACAATTTATCGGACGCGGCGGTCTATGCCCTGAGCCTTGTCGCACTAAGCCATGGCATCAAATGGAAGACCCGCGCGGCTACAGCGTCGGGCGTTATGCTATTGATCTTCGCGGCCGGCGTCCTGTTCGATGT
This window contains:
- a CDS encoding TolC family protein, with protein sequence MHIHMRAALLAGAALLAGSVWAQPLTLDQAVERAIAASPELRAGEAGVDAARAGQLQARVRPNPTVSVDMENGVGTGGYGLFRQSELTVTYSQPLERGGKREARMALAERGVVLAEAQWRLVRLDIAQEVQRAYIDVQIAEQMVWIAEDRVKLEKEMRTEAIRRMRGYKDPLFVETRADARILEAELALKEAQAKRQSARALLVSFWGGAPDSLVIAEGIEKPDPRDPPLAEADAAVFDAAVNRARAQVVVEQSRAHQDYTVSGGTRFLRETNDVAVLGGISIPLGRFDRNQGNIARAQAERRQLEFQSEASRLERLRRLASLRADADAARVRAEGIMNDVYPKAVKTLGQVREGYARGGFLFADVQDAADVIIQIQGQWAEAMTRYRDLLAEIDRLTGRFDAAPLAENIP
- a CDS encoding efflux RND transporter periplasmic adaptor subunit, encoding MKKFPFPAAAAALFLAVPLAACGGGAEGEDKHAEGESHAEGEGEEDAEGPNGGKLLKNGDFAVEITIFENGTEPQFRVFATRDGKPVDPKEVQLAITLTRLGGDVDRFTFRPQGKFLAGQGVVTEPHSFDVEVVAVTGGKRHVWKYANPEGRTRIAADAAKAGGIETAVVGPATVGERRELYGTVQLSPTARSEIRGQFPGRVVSVTKAVGDTVRRGELLARIESSESLQVYPVHATVGGVVAERNANPGDVTDGRALYVITDPAQTTVVFNIFPRDLAIIRPGMRVTVETQDGAEIATAPLEQFLPDGNVEAGTALIRATIPNRSGTLRPGMALRGRVMVNPVTVPLAVRTEAIQPFRDFKVVYANFGQDYEVRMLKLGRSSPEWTEVLSGIKPGTAYVTKGSFLVRADIEKSGAGHDH
- a CDS encoding efflux RND transporter permease subunit, whose protein sequence is MLARTIGFSIRQRWLVLAVVALLCAIGAWSATKLPIDAVPDITNVQVQINTKAEGYSPLEAEQRITYPIETAIAGIPNLNYTRSISRYGLSQVTVVFEDGTDIYFARQQVNERLQAAKGQLPPGMAPEMGPISTGLGEIFMFSIEAEPGARKPDGTPYTAEDLRTMSDWVIRPQMRTIPGVAEINTIGGYARQYHVTPYPASLASLNLSLNDVVTALEANNANRGAGYVERSGEQILIRVPGQANNERDLSQIIVATRGGVPIRIADVADVAIGSGLRTGAATENGKEVVLATVSMLIGQNPRVVAQASAERLVEASRALPKGVVAKPLYDRTALVERTISTVQKNLAEGALLVIVILFLLLGNFRAALITAAVIPVAMLMTLTGMLQTRTSANLMSLGALDFGLIVDGAVIIVENCLRRLGEAQHRLGRLLDRDERFGLVASASAEVIKPSIFGIIIITAVYLPIFALEGVEGKTFHPMAITVVLALTAALLLSLTLVPAAVALFVTGKVEEKENWLMRGLGKGYRPMLDRVLNWPKAALSGALLLVALSGVAATSLGSEFIPDLDEGDIAMHAMRIPGTSLTQSIAMQEALEKRIRQFPEVERVFAKIGTPEVATDPMPPSVADNFIMLKDRKEWPEPRKPRDQLVAELNKAVNEVPGNNYEFTQPVKMRMNELIAGVRADVAIKLFGDDLDQLLESGRAIEEVAGGIAGAQDVKLEQVTGLPMLSVTPDRDKLARYGVSMETVQDAVSTATGGRQAGELFEGDRRFDVVVRLPEAIRTDLASLGNLPVALPAGGFVPLSELAEISLAAGPNQISRENGKRRAVITANVRGRDLGSFIDELTQKVEADVVLPDGYYIEYGGTFEQLQSATERLQIVVPLVLLLIFGLLFMLFGSVRDAAIVFSGVPLALTGGVAALALRDIPLSISAGAGFIALSGVAVLNGVVMLSFIKDLRERGKALVDAIREGALTRLRPVMMTALVASLGFVPMALNVGAGSEVQRPLATVVIGGIISSTILTLLVLPALYLMVHSRSAKIEEEEVAGPRREPGLAT